In one Nitrosarchaeum sp. genomic region, the following are encoded:
- the prf1 gene encoding peptide chain release factor aRF-1 — MEKINIEKVDSVKLYKIRKMLEELSQKSGRGTELISVYIPKGKQLHEIISTLQQEQGTADNIKSDLTRSHVVDSLGKVVQRLKLLKKTPDRGLVMFCGALPPEGGGPLGSEVVKVWEIDPPKDLKQYLYRCDDHFHVDILKDMLKDDNLIGFLAIDAKDAGWGLLHGDKIEVLSQTGSGVAGKHRQGGQSAKRFQKLREMELSYFYNRVAGTTREYFIDIYPVKGLIISGPGPTKEDFINGNYLEYRLQNMIINTLDCGYSGAEGIREAFAKSAELLSDFRMVEEKKLIEDLFREVNSHSGLGIYGLQDVIELLKNNVVKTLIITDDTNLNRVEGKCRRCHNIQEIIVERRDVIPKKTEYSSKPCPACNAMEVEPNEQDIVDYLELLAAKTGSKLEVVSGSAEHGTMLSSLGKVGAILRYNPGHTKEAKT, encoded by the coding sequence AAGGAAAACAACTACACGAAATTATAAGCACCTTACAGCAAGAACAAGGGACAGCTGACAATATCAAATCAGATTTGACAAGATCACATGTAGTAGATTCACTAGGCAAAGTAGTTCAGAGATTAAAACTGCTCAAAAAAACACCAGATAGAGGACTTGTGATGTTTTGTGGAGCACTGCCACCTGAAGGAGGAGGTCCTTTAGGAAGTGAAGTGGTAAAAGTATGGGAAATTGATCCTCCAAAAGACTTGAAACAGTATCTTTACAGGTGTGATGATCATTTTCATGTAGACATTCTAAAAGACATGTTAAAAGACGATAATCTGATTGGCTTCTTAGCTATTGATGCTAAAGATGCCGGGTGGGGATTATTACATGGCGATAAAATAGAAGTACTTTCACAAACAGGCTCTGGAGTAGCAGGTAAACACAGACAGGGAGGACAATCTGCAAAAAGATTCCAAAAATTAAGAGAAATGGAGCTTTCATATTTTTACAACAGGGTTGCCGGAACAACAAGAGAATACTTTATTGACATTTATCCTGTAAAAGGACTAATAATTTCAGGTCCTGGACCTACAAAAGAAGATTTTATCAATGGAAATTATTTAGAATACAGATTACAAAACATGATCATCAATACACTAGATTGTGGATATTCTGGAGCAGAGGGAATTAGAGAGGCATTTGCAAAATCTGCTGAGCTTTTATCAGATTTCAGAATGGTAGAAGAAAAGAAGTTAATTGAAGACTTGTTTAGAGAGGTAAACTCACATTCAGGGTTAGGGATATATGGATTACAAGACGTGATTGAACTTTTGAAAAATAATGTAGTAAAAACTTTGATCATCACAGATGACACAAACTTAAATCGAGTTGAAGGAAAATGCCGCAGATGTCATAATATTCAAGAGATAATTGTTGAAAGAAGAGATGTTATTCCAAAAAAAACAGAATACTCAAGCAAACCTTGCCCTGCATGCAATGCAATGGAAGTTGAACCAAATGAACAAGACATAGTAGATTATTTAGAACTTCTTGCCGCTAAAACAGGAAGCAAATTAGAAGTAGTTTCAGGAAGTGCAGAACATGGAACTATGCTATCAAGCTTGGGTAAAGTAGGCGCCATACTTCGATATAATCCAGGTCATACTAAAGAAGCAAAGACTTGA
- a CDS encoding HIT family protein — MSCIFCDILSGVKDAHILYEDSSHVAFLDKYPIDVGHSLVVPKKHHERITDMNSKAVGDLFSIVPKLANAILSATNADAFSLGQNNGRAAKQIIPHVHVHIIPRYNHKGTIWTKRSISNADELSILAKKIKSLLL; from the coding sequence ATGAGTTGTATTTTTTGTGATATTTTATCTGGAGTTAAAGACGCTCATATTCTATATGAAGACTCATCACATGTTGCATTTTTAGACAAGTATCCAATAGATGTAGGTCATAGTTTGGTGGTTCCAAAAAAACATCACGAAAGAATCACCGATATGAATTCAAAAGCCGTTGGTGACTTGTTTTCCATAGTGCCAAAACTAGCTAACGCCATTTTATCTGCAACTAATGCTGATGCATTTAGTCTTGGACAAAACAACGGAAGGGCTGCAAAACAGATCATTCCTCATGTCCATGTCCACATTATTCCAAGGTATAATCACAAAGGAACGATTTGGACAAAACGTTCAATCTCAAATGCAGATGAACTTTCAATTCTTGCAAAAAAAATCAAGTCTTTGCTTCTTTAG
- a CDS encoding protein-disulfide isomerase, with amino-acid sequence MGRKERREREQKRENYATKRSSEKRKNMMIAIGVFAVIAVIVGYSVWIFMNMTTNAPGAPEGAGPLGSEHSHAAMLVKIFGDTFDFSLPAYQIKTSWIHFEGGDGTTVHKHATGVNLGFLFNSMKLKVDDKCFIFQDGRQFCSNEDYSLRFFINGQEVNDVTGYEPMDQDRILIVYGSETPEEIQELLKQVGTQPILER; translated from the coding sequence ATGGGAAGAAAAGAGAGAAGAGAACGTGAGCAAAAGCGTGAAAATTACGCTACAAAGCGCTCTTCTGAGAAAAGAAAGAACATGATGATAGCCATAGGAGTATTTGCGGTAATAGCTGTAATTGTAGGTTATTCAGTTTGGATTTTTATGAATATGACAACAAATGCACCTGGCGCACCAGAAGGAGCAGGTCCACTAGGAAGTGAGCACTCTCACGCTGCAATGTTAGTTAAGATATTCGGAGACACGTTTGACTTTTCATTACCTGCTTATCAAATTAAGACAAGCTGGATTCATTTTGAAGGAGGAGATGGAACCACAGTTCACAAGCATGCAACTGGTGTGAATTTAGGATTTTTGTTTAATTCAATGAAATTAAAAGTGGATGATAAATGCTTCATATTCCAAGATGGAAGACAATTTTGTTCAAATGAAGATTATTCATTGAGATTTTTCATCAATGGTCAAGAAGTGAATGACGTTACAGGGTATGAGCCAATGGATCAAGACAGAATTCTCATTGTATACGGTTCTGAAACTCCTGAAGAGATTCAAGAATTATTAAAACAAGTGGGCACACAACCAATATTAGAAAGATAA
- the ilvD gene encoding dihydroxy-acid dehydratase, with translation MEISSRNVVEGTARAPHRAMYKAMGLTDIDLSKAFVGVCHTGNEATPCNIHLPRLALKAKEGVSDGGATPREFSTIAVSDGIAMGHEGMKSSLISREVIADSIELMVRAHQYDALVGIAGCDKSLPGTMMAMARLNIPSVFVYGGTIMPGILNGQELTVVDVYEAVGAYDAGQLSLEALKNIENTACPNAGSCGGMFTANTMASISEAIGLALPGSASPPAEDDRREKMVYDTGVACVRLLEQNIRPHEILTFEAFENAITMLNAVGGSTNGILHLLALSNEVGVKLTYDDFERVRKKTPHLADMKPGGNYVMNSLDKIGGIPFVLKKLAEKKLIHDNCITVTGKTIRENLASMNISEPVQQIVKSVENPIHSVGTAVILKGSLAPEGAVIKTAGVEMTRFTGKARVYDREEYAFDAVSKGEIEEGHVVVIRYEGPKGGPGMREMLSTTAALVGQGLGKKVAMVTDGRFSGGTRGFMVGHVAPEAYVGGPIALVKNDDEITIDTETNILDIHVSVEELEKRRRQWSPPKPNYTTGALAKYATLVGSAAQGAITSAKL, from the coding sequence ATGGAAATTTCCAGTAGAAATGTTGTAGAAGGAACAGCTAGAGCTCCTCACAGAGCAATGTACAAAGCCATGGGATTAACAGATATTGATTTATCAAAAGCGTTTGTAGGAGTATGTCATACTGGAAACGAAGCTACTCCATGCAACATCCATCTTCCTAGATTAGCTCTTAAAGCAAAAGAAGGAGTCAGTGATGGTGGTGCAACACCTAGAGAATTTTCAACAATTGCAGTAAGTGATGGAATTGCAATGGGTCATGAAGGAATGAAATCATCATTAATTTCAAGAGAAGTTATTGCAGATTCTATAGAATTAATGGTTAGAGCTCATCAATATGATGCATTAGTTGGAATTGCTGGATGCGATAAGAGTTTACCAGGAACTATGATGGCAATGGCCAGATTGAACATACCATCAGTATTTGTTTATGGTGGAACTATAATGCCAGGAATTCTAAATGGTCAAGAATTAACAGTAGTGGATGTTTACGAGGCAGTTGGAGCATATGATGCAGGTCAATTATCTCTTGAAGCATTAAAAAATATAGAAAATACTGCTTGCCCAAACGCAGGATCATGTGGGGGAATGTTTACCGCAAACACCATGGCATCTATTTCAGAAGCTATAGGTCTTGCTTTACCAGGTAGTGCTAGTCCTCCAGCAGAAGATGACAGAAGAGAGAAAATGGTTTACGATACAGGAGTTGCGTGTGTCAGATTACTAGAACAAAATATCAGACCACATGAAATTTTAACATTTGAGGCATTTGAAAATGCAATCACAATGCTAAATGCAGTGGGAGGTTCTACAAATGGAATTTTACATTTATTGGCATTATCAAATGAAGTTGGAGTTAAATTAACATATGATGATTTTGAAAGAGTTAGAAAAAAGACACCACATTTAGCAGATATGAAACCTGGTGGAAACTATGTAATGAATTCACTCGATAAAATCGGAGGGATTCCATTTGTCTTAAAAAAATTAGCAGAAAAAAAATTAATTCATGATAATTGCATTACAGTTACTGGAAAAACAATCAGAGAAAATCTTGCTTCAATGAACATATCTGAGCCAGTACAACAAATAGTAAAATCAGTTGAAAATCCAATTCATTCGGTAGGAACTGCTGTGATATTGAAAGGAAGTTTGGCACCAGAAGGGGCAGTAATTAAAACAGCTGGAGTTGAAATGACACGATTTACAGGAAAAGCACGTGTGTATGACAGAGAAGAGTATGCATTTGACGCAGTATCTAAAGGAGAAATTGAAGAAGGTCATGTTGTTGTAATCAGATATGAAGGTCCTAAAGGAGGACCAGGAATGAGAGAAATGCTATCAACTACTGCAGCACTTGTGGGTCAAGGTTTAGGAAAAAAAGTTGCAATGGTAACAGATGGTAGATTTTCTGGAGGCACTCGCGGATTTATGGTAGGACACGTTGCTCCAGAAGCATATGTTGGAGGTCCTATCGCTCTAGTAAAAAATGACGATGAGATAACAATCGATACTGAAACTAACATTCTTGACATTCATGTATCGGTAGAAGAGTTAGAAAAAAGAAGAAGGCAATGGAGTCCACCAAAACCAAACTACACAACAGGGGCACTAGCTAAATATGCAACATTAGTTGGTTCTGCTGCACAAGGTGCAATTACTAGTGCAAAATTATAA
- a CDS encoding helicase C-terminal domain-containing protein, giving the protein MLSLLEKFPDQFSPRDIQKKIIFEIEEKLKSGYKKIILCAPTGVGKSLVGATVSRYFDSSFTITASKHLQDQYIKDIPFLKPVKGKQNFACLKMMESEKVDNTRRAMRWGLTCDKGQCQEKIIKNGKEVVEVCKFKPTIKQVDEHTQNTESCHYYLQKYDALVSKHSLWNYHAFFQIMKFNKKLFEDYLNRKVSIFDEAHKIEDQIMQFIGFDIFNGQIDECNLNSGKYDFSDLDSMIQLIDDIAYSYAKKIKDTKESDSFQREPDYESITRLERRYDRAAQAKIDILTGKDNFVVNDPVRDLNGNFRSISVKPIDVSSFANSFFTTEYQIFMSATIDRFSFCENMGLVQDDVAFIDTPKSPFPLDNRRIDLLNIKRLSYGSTESDELEVIKVIDRIMNEHSGERGLILTSSVPRCQKILRYLSPKNTRRIRICHSYNQDGKTQDEIISEHASDPTSVLLSSSLWEGVDLKDDLSRFQIIAKVPYPNYKEKRTKAKMDKFPLWYTSQTLTKLLQGFGRSIRSENDWAKTYVLDTAVNNVFFKAQRMIPRAYYDVLGIENQ; this is encoded by the coding sequence ATCCTGTCTCTTTTAGAAAAATTTCCAGATCAATTTTCTCCACGTGATATTCAAAAAAAAATAATTTTTGAAATTGAAGAGAAATTAAAATCAGGTTATAAAAAAATTATTTTATGTGCACCTACTGGAGTAGGAAAATCTCTAGTTGGAGCTACGGTATCTAGATATTTTGATAGTTCATTTACAATTACAGCCTCAAAACACCTTCAAGATCAATACATCAAAGATATTCCATTTCTCAAACCTGTAAAGGGTAAACAAAATTTTGCTTGTTTGAAAATGATGGAGTCTGAAAAAGTAGATAATACTAGAAGAGCTATGCGATGGGGGCTAACTTGTGACAAAGGACAATGTCAAGAAAAAATAATTAAAAATGGAAAAGAGGTAGTTGAAGTATGTAAATTCAAACCAACAATCAAACAAGTTGATGAACACACACAAAATACTGAATCATGTCACTATTATCTTCAAAAATATGATGCTCTTGTTTCAAAACATTCTCTATGGAACTACCATGCTTTTTTTCAAATTATGAAATTTAATAAAAAATTATTTGAAGATTATCTTAATAGGAAAGTTTCGATATTTGATGAGGCCCATAAAATTGAAGACCAAATAATGCAATTTATTGGATTTGATATTTTTAATGGTCAAATTGACGAATGTAATTTGAATTCTGGAAAATATGATTTTTCAGATTTAGATTCTATGATTCAACTAATTGATGATATTGCGTATTCTTATGCCAAAAAAATTAAAGACACTAAGGAAAGTGATTCATTTCAAAGAGAACCTGATTATGAATCTATAACAAGATTAGAGCGACGATATGATAGAGCCGCACAAGCTAAAATTGATATTCTTACTGGAAAAGATAATTTTGTTGTAAATGATCCTGTTAGAGATTTGAATGGAAACTTTAGATCAATTTCTGTGAAACCTATCGATGTGTCTTCATTTGCAAATTCTTTTTTCACCACAGAATATCAAATATTCATGTCTGCCACAATTGATCGATTCAGCTTTTGTGAAAATATGGGATTAGTCCAAGACGATGTTGCATTCATTGATACTCCTAAATCCCCATTTCCTCTTGATAATCGACGAATTGATCTCTTAAACATTAAACGATTAAGCTATGGCTCTACTGAATCCGATGAACTTGAAGTGATAAAAGTAATTGATAGAATAATGAATGAACATTCTGGTGAAAGAGGCTTAATTCTAACTTCTTCTGTTCCTCGATGTCAAAAAATCCTTAGATATCTTTCTCCAAAAAATACTAGACGAATTAGGATATGTCACAGTTATAATCAAGATGGAAAAACTCAAGATGAAATTATTTCAGAACATGCATCTGATCCTACTAGTGTCTTACTTTCTTCTTCATTATGGGAAGGAGTTGATCTCAAAGATGATTTGTCGCGATTTCAAATCATCGCCAAAGTTCCATATCCAAATTATAAAGAAAAAAGAACAAAAGCAAAAATGGACAAATTTCCATTATGGTATACATCGCAAACTCTGACTAAATTATTACAAGGATTTGGTCGTTCAATTAGAAGTGAAAATGATTGGGCAAAAACATACGTACTAGATACTGCAGTTAACAATGTGTTTTTCAAAGCACAAAGAATGATTCCACGTGCATATTATGATGTTTTAGGCATAGAAAATCAATGA
- a CDS encoding GIY-YIG nuclease family protein has translation MELLEDKMRVWLESAKFVKAIPGVYVLYNRNKDVIYIGESSNLEETFTKYVETEFEGNECKQKTQSYQREFTNNPKERQIQLIEEFKKQSGKLPSCNTEIALETH, from the coding sequence ATGGAATTATTAGAAGACAAAATGAGAGTGTGGTTAGAAAGTGCTAAATTTGTTAAAGCTATTCCTGGGGTGTATGTATTGTATAACAGAAACAAAGATGTGATCTACATAGGTGAAAGTAGTAATTTAGAAGAGACGTTCACAAAATACGTAGAAACGGAATTTGAAGGAAATGAATGCAAACAGAAAACACAATCATATCAACGTGAATTCACTAATAATCCAAAAGAAAGACAAATTCAATTAATTGAAGAGTTCAAAAAACAGTCAGGAAAATTACCATCCTGCAATACAGAGATTGCATTAGAAACGCATTAA
- a CDS encoding matrixin family metalloprotease, with protein MKVLLILLLLVVAFGYLWYANFLPFDDQKSTELQHASENIKELSKFVPSNEKKLLTYSVQPIPSLPDEKIPLNALHKALETWESLNPNLNFIESDKPDFIIRWQVYASETHSGLATCNSMLFGILNRCVLDISVGDKDCNGKYVQNDENMVSNIIMHEIGHVLGLGHNTDKSSLMYSDESPSSDFDSLGFTIPKKFEELYVGQKLLLEQDKQLRIQIKSLSDSISRKHLQYDEYYKHYSYYENKTLSAEEFEKAQIALKKLNSEAEQINLLIEQQHKLINQSNSILDVLDCHPNFDVKN; from the coding sequence ATGAAGGTACTGCTAATTTTGCTATTACTTGTAGTTGCTTTTGGTTATCTGTGGTATGCAAATTTTCTCCCCTTTGATGATCAAAAATCTACAGAGTTACAACATGCATCAGAAAATATTAAAGAATTATCAAAATTTGTGCCTAGTAATGAGAAAAAACTACTAACGTATTCTGTTCAGCCTATTCCGAGTTTACCTGATGAAAAAATCCCATTAAATGCATTACATAAAGCACTTGAAACTTGGGAATCATTAAACCCAAATTTGAATTTTATAGAATCTGATAAACCCGATTTTATTATTCGATGGCAAGTATATGCATCTGAAACTCATTCAGGTTTAGCTACTTGCAATTCAATGTTATTTGGAATTTTAAATCGATGTGTATTGGATATTTCTGTTGGTGATAAAGATTGCAATGGGAAATATGTTCAAAATGATGAAAATATGGTTTCAAATATAATAATGCATGAAATAGGTCATGTTTTAGGTTTAGGGCATAACACCGATAAAAGTAGTTTAATGTATTCAGATGAGTCACCTTCATCTGATTTTGATTCTTTGGGATTTACAATCCCCAAAAAATTTGAAGAACTTTATGTTGGTCAAAAATTACTACTTGAACAAGATAAACAACTCCGAATTCAAATTAAATCTCTTTCAGATAGTATATCTCGTAAACATCTACAGTATGATGAATATTATAAACACTATTCATATTATGAAAATAAAACATTATCTGCAGAAGAATTTGAAAAAGCACAAATAGCTTTAAAAAAATTAAATTCTGAAGCAGAACAAATCAATTTACTTATAGAACAACAACATAAATTAATTAATCAAAGTAATTCTATTTTGGATGTATTGGACTGTCATCCTAATTTTGATGTCAAAAATTAA
- a CDS encoding nitroreductase family protein: protein MDSKENPEKIYPIGYEPTIKSQNDGNVRNQLLFEILKTSPTEFINTDLFTVMSKRRSTRKFSDKIVETVKIDKIIAAADTAPTAGNFQGFEIFYVKSPVKKQQLVEACNNQPYVNAPLVLVFCKNPSRVKFDFPEEILKKFAIQDATLAAAYSQLAAQALGLSSIWIGMFDEQKVMKVINTKLIPSSVLCIGYPKQDKFPKPRRNLKELVHVVWE, encoded by the coding sequence ATGGATTCAAAAGAAAATCCTGAAAAAATATACCCAATAGGATATGAACCAACCATAAAAAGTCAAAATGATGGTAATGTTCGAAATCAATTACTCTTTGAAATTCTAAAAACATCACCAACTGAATTTATCAATACCGATTTGTTCACGGTGATGTCAAAAAGACGCTCAACTAGAAAGTTTAGTGATAAGATTGTAGAAACGGTAAAAATTGATAAGATAATAGCTGCTGCAGACACAGCACCTACCGCAGGAAACTTTCAAGGATTTGAAATATTTTATGTTAAAAGTCCAGTAAAAAAACAACAATTAGTTGAAGCCTGCAATAATCAACCATACGTAAATGCACCTCTAGTTCTAGTTTTTTGTAAAAACCCTTCACGAGTTAAATTTGATTTTCCTGAAGAGATTCTCAAAAAATTTGCAATACAAGATGCGACGTTAGCTGCTGCGTATTCACAGCTTGCAGCTCAAGCATTAGGATTGAGTTCAATATGGATCGGAATGTTTGATGAACAAAAAGTGATGAAAGTCATCAATACAAAATTGATTCCATCATCAGTATTATGTATCGGATATCCTAAACAAGACAAATTCCCAAAACCACGAAGAAATCTCAAAGAATTAGTACACGTGGTATGGGAATAA
- a CDS encoding PAC2 family protein: MEFSQIEEPQIEKPIVIAAMQDMGNVGSIVVNFINNSLKTKKFRIAKTPYPTYVVDEGGHINLPNESWEYRYADGLIIFGGGTGQPQDTPELYALCQDVIDISKKYSAKFIYTLGGFHTNRVLDKNPKTFVTSTSIEITKQMQGLGVLTTPQKSIITGFNGLILGFAKQNGIQGMGMYGELNQPEIPQYRAAISIIKTLEKLTYRKLGDTTRLELLAQEIEKSFEN; this comes from the coding sequence ATGGAGTTTTCTCAAATTGAAGAGCCACAGATTGAAAAACCCATAGTTATTGCTGCAATGCAAGATATGGGAAATGTTGGAAGCATTGTAGTTAATTTTATCAACAATAGTTTAAAAACAAAAAAATTCAGAATTGCAAAAACGCCATATCCAACATATGTGGTAGATGAAGGAGGTCACATAAATTTACCAAATGAAAGTTGGGAATATAGATATGCAGATGGATTAATTATTTTTGGAGGAGGAACGGGTCAACCACAAGATACACCTGAACTATATGCTTTGTGCCAAGATGTGATCGATATTTCAAAAAAATATTCTGCCAAATTTATTTACACGCTTGGAGGATTTCACACGAATAGAGTATTAGATAAAAACCCAAAAACATTTGTAACTTCAACATCGATTGAGATAACTAAACAAATGCAAGGATTAGGTGTTTTAACGACACCACAAAAGTCAATAATTACAGGATTCAATGGATTGATCTTAGGATTTGCTAAACAAAATGGCATTCAAGGAATGGGAATGTATGGAGAATTAAATCAGCCTGAAATTCCACAATACAGAGCAGCAATTAGCATAATCAAAACATTAGAAAAGCTAACTTATAGAAAATTAGGGGATACAACAAGACTAGAATTACTTGCTCAAGAAATTGAAAAAAGTTTTGAAAATTAA
- a CDS encoding PD-(D/E)XK nuclease family protein, producing the protein MTSILQACQTEIEGVRYYKTPQGLLYPSITTVLSKTSDTSGLDQWREKVGKDLADQIMKDAQIHGTMTHKLCEDYLKNKESVGDFLDIPKNHFERLKPYLHKMNNIRGIELPLYSDELKIAGTCDCIAEYNGNLSIIDFKTSRSKLVEHYDKVQKYFMQATAYSLMWKERTGIEIDQIVIIGSEETGDIAEFIKIPFDFKDKLIDIIEKFHNSA; encoded by the coding sequence ATGACATCGATACTTCAAGCATGTCAAACAGAAATAGAAGGAGTAAGATATTACAAAACACCACAAGGATTACTATACCCATCGATCACAACCGTACTATCAAAAACATCAGATACATCAGGTCTTGATCAATGGAGAGAAAAGGTAGGAAAAGATTTGGCAGATCAGATAATGAAAGATGCTCAAATTCATGGCACTATGACTCACAAACTGTGTGAGGATTATCTAAAAAATAAAGAGTCGGTTGGAGATTTTCTTGATATTCCAAAAAATCATTTTGAAAGATTAAAACCATATTTGCATAAAATGAACAATATTCGTGGAATTGAACTTCCGTTGTATAGCGATGAGCTCAAAATTGCAGGTACGTGTGATTGTATTGCAGAGTATAATGGAAATCTATCAATTATTGATTTTAAAACTAGTAGAAGTAAACTAGTTGAACATTATGATAAAGTTCAAAAATATTTCATGCAAGCAACTGCATATTCTTTGATGTGGAAAGAAAGGACCGGAATAGAAATAGACCAAATTGTAATCATTGGATCTGAGGAGACAGGAGATATTGCAGAATTTATTAAAATCCCATTTGATTTTAAGGACAAACTAATTGACATTATAGAAAAATTTCACAATTCAGCATAA
- a CDS encoding aldo/keto reductase, translating to MRIPKIELADDLSICRILNGMWQVSGVHGYIEPKDAILDMLEYHKNGFTTWDLADIYGPAESFIGEFRKQLPPKDLQQSQALTKFVPNPGPMSKSIVEYYIDQSLKKMNTETIDLIQFHWWDYNNSSYFDALDNLTKLQHEGKIKHLGLTNFDTERIKLMTNRGFKLISNQVQYSILDQRPEKLMTPFCQKHNISILAYGTLLGGFLSEKYLNSPEPSRVNLNTASLQKYYNMIDAWGGWGLFQELLQILSKIAKKYDSSIANISTKFILDKPRVAGVIIGSRLGLSEHRQDNGRVFDIVLENDDLTMIRSVTSKSNDLFDLIGDCGDEYR from the coding sequence TTGAGAATTCCAAAAATTGAACTAGCAGATGATCTATCTATTTGTCGAATTTTAAATGGAATGTGGCAAGTATCTGGTGTCCATGGGTATATTGAACCAAAAGATGCAATTTTGGATATGCTTGAATATCACAAGAATGGATTCACTACTTGGGATTTGGCTGACATCTACGGACCCGCTGAATCATTTATTGGTGAATTTAGAAAACAATTGCCGCCAAAAGACTTGCAACAATCACAAGCATTGACTAAATTTGTTCCGAATCCTGGACCTATGAGTAAATCAATTGTGGAATATTATATTGATCAATCATTAAAAAAAATGAACACTGAGACAATTGATTTGATCCAATTTCATTGGTGGGATTACAATAATTCTAGTTATTTTGATGCTCTTGATAATTTAACAAAATTACAACATGAGGGAAAGATCAAACATCTTGGTCTTACAAATTTCGATACAGAACGAATCAAGCTAATGACTAACCGTGGTTTTAAATTAATTTCAAATCAGGTACAGTATTCTATTTTAGATCAAAGACCAGAAAAATTAATGACCCCATTTTGTCAAAAACACAATATTTCTATTCTTGCATACGGTACTTTGCTTGGTGGGTTTTTATCTGAAAAATATCTGAATTCTCCAGAACCTAGCAGAGTCAATTTGAATACCGCAAGCCTGCAAAAATATTACAACATGATTGATGCGTGGGGTGGATGGGGTTTATTTCAAGAGTTATTGCAAATTTTATCGAAAATAGCAAAAAAATACGATTCAAGCATTGCAAATATTTCTACAAAATTTATTTTAGATAAACCTAGAGTTGCCGGAGTGATAATTGGCTCAAGACTTGGTCTCTCTGAGCACCGGCAAGATAATGGACGAGTTTTTGATATTGTTCTTGAGAATGATGATCTGACTATGATACGCTCTGTGACTAGTAAATCTAATGATCTTTTTGATTTGATAGGTGATTGTGGGGATGAATATCGCTAA